GATGCCGCGCGACTGGTCGATGAGCTTGATCTGCTCGCCTTCGTGGTGGAAGGCCTCGAGCTCCGGTCGGGTGATCACGCCCCCGGAGTCGGCGGCCTTCTCCGCAACGTAGGCCATCGCCGCAGCACGCACCCTGAGCTCGTCCAGCACGGTCGTAGCTTGGCACCAGCCGCTCGGCGCACGCGTATTGGCCGGGCGTGTCTGCGCGGTGACATCAGGCTCACCTCTTCGTGATCTATGGGCGAATCCTCCAGGCGACTGGTCTGCTGGGCCGACGTGGACCGGGGGGTGGGCATGAGTGACAACCAAGAGATCGTCGTACGGCCGTGGAAGCGATACGGCAAGGACCGCAGCTACGTCGGGACTGCGTCAGGGGCGACGCTGGGCTACCGCGACAACGTGACTGGACTCGTCCATGTCGACGACGAGGCGATGCGCCCTGCGGTCCTCGCGGCCCTAGGCGAGGCATCGATCCCGCAGCAGCCGGTGACAGGCCCGGTGGCGGAGTACGTCGTCACCGTGGAGCGCTGGGCCGAGGACCTCGCGGTCAACGCCCCTGGTCAGGGCGCCAAAGAGAAGGCGCAGGACCTGCGCGCACAGGCGCCGGTGAAGAGCTTCCTGGCGCGGATGCTGGGAGTGCACACGGACGAGAGGGCCTGGCGCGTCGGTGCAGCGGGCGAGCGCATCGTCGGGTCCGAGTTGGCAAAGCTCGAGCGCCGGGGCTGGCAGGTGCTCCACGACGTCCCCGTGGGCGAACGCGGGGCCAACATCGACCACGTGTTGGTCGGACCGGGCGGCGTGTGGACCGTGAACACGAAGTACCACTGGGGCGGGCGCGTCTGGGCGTCCGGCAACACGGTCAAGGTCAACAACTTCTACCAGCCCTACGTCCCGAAGGCGGTCCACGAGGCGCAGCGAGCGAGCCGGTTGCTTACGACTGCGGTGGGTCGCCCGGTCGTCGTGCGGGGCATCGTCGCGATCGTCTGCGACCACCGGGAGGTCGTGCGCCAGCCCAACGGCGGAGAGGTGCTCGTCCTCGGTCCGCGGGAGGCGAGGGAGTTTCTCGCCGGTCTGCCGGCCGTGCTCGCCGTCCACGAGGTCGACGGCATCGCCGCACACGCGCGTCGCAGCACGACGTGGACCCCCTGATCTGCGGCGCCGCGTCGCTGCCTGGCCCCATGACGAGGTCTGCTCGCGCGCTCGTGGAGCCATGACGCCGACCTGTGGCGGCCATGGTGTCCGGGGTCTGGGAGAGACTTCGCGCCACTCACCACCCACGAGGCAGGCTCCATGACCGACCGGATCATCACGCCGTCCAAGATCACGGCGTGGCTCGACTGCGCGCACTACCTGGCGATGAAGCACCAGGTGGAGGACGGGCTGCGCGAGCGACCGCATGGCGGGATGGGGGCCTTCGCGCGGCTGCTGGCTGACAAGGGGCTGCAGCACGAGCGCGACTGCCTGGACAAGCTGCGGTTGGACAAGGTCGTCCACGAGGTGCCTGAGCGGCTGCGGGGCGAGTCGTTCGCTGCGTGGACGGAGCGGATCGGGGACCCGCTGGCCCTCGATGTCGACGTGCTCTACCAGGTGCCGCTGCTGCACGACGGCATCCGGGGGATCGCGGACTTCCTCGTCCGGGTAGTGGGGCTGGACGGGTCGACCACCTGGGAGCCGGTCGATGCCAAGCTGGCCCGCAAGGAGGCGAAGCCGGGGCACGTCCTGCAGTTGTGCTTCTACGCCGACGCGATCGAAGCGCGCACCGGGCGGCGTCCGGAGCAGATGCACCTGTGGCTCGGGTCGGGGGACTATGAATCGCTCGACCTCGCGGACTTCGCGCCGTACTGGCGGCGGCTCCGGGGGCAGCTCCGCGCGCTCGTCGACGCCCCGCAGAGCGACGCGGTCACGCGGCCGGAGCCTTGCGACCACTGCGCCTTCTGCGAGTTCGCCGACGTCTGCGACGCGCAGTGGCGCGATGAGGACGCACTGCTCTACGTCGCGGGGCTGCGCGCCGCGGACCGGCAGGTGCTCGAGGCCGGGGGCGTCGCGACGCTGACAGCACTCGCCGACCGGGTCGACCCGGTTGTCGACCTGTCGGAGGAGCGGTTGGCTCGGGTGCGGACCCAGGCGGACCTGCAGCGCGCGGCGCGCGACGGTGACGGTGCGGCTCCGCCGTACGTCCTCATCCCTGCTGGGGAGGACGCGGTCTGGGGGAGGGGTCTCGAGCAGCTCCCGGAGCCGGATGACGGCGACGTGTTCCTCGACTTCGAAGGGCACCCGTTCTGGACGGCGAAGCAGGGGCTGTTCTTCCTGCTCGGGCTGATCGAGCTCGATGCGACGGGCTCGTGGGTATACCGCTGCTGGTGGGCGCACTCGCCGGAGGCGGAAGCACAAGCGGCGGGCTTGCTGATCGACTACCTCGCCGAACGACGCCACCAGCATCCGGGAATGCACGTCTACCACTACAACCACACCGAGCGGTCGTCGCTGGAGCGGCTGGCTACCGACTACGGGGTCGGTGAGGTGGTGCTCGAGCAGCTGGTGACCACCGGGGCGTTCGTCGACCTGCTGTTGGTCGCGCGCAACGCTCTGCAGGTCGGGACCGAGTCCTACGGGCTGAAGGCGCTCGAGACGCTGACGGATTACGAGCGCGGCCACGACATCGACCAGGGCGCGGGTGCGGTCGTGGAGTACGAGAACTGGATGAAGGACGGCGACGCCGCCGCGCTGTCGCGGATCGCTTCCTACAACGAGGACGACGTCCGGGCCACGCGCGCGCTGCGTGACTGGCTGGTCGGCGTGCGGGCTGAGGGTCTCGCCTGGCGGCACGCCGTCCTGGACCCGGACGACGAGCTTCCCGAGCTCGACGAGCAGGTCGCCGCGTTGCACGCGTTTGGTCCCGAGACCCCCGAACACCTGTTGGGCGACGTGCTCGGCTACTGGCGGCGGGAGTGGAAGGCGCACCTGGCACCGCTGCTCGCGCGCTGCGGCGCGTCGACGACCGACCTGTTCGAGGACCCGGAGGCACTGGCGGGGCTGCACTCCGGGGTCGTCGTCGAGCGGCTCGGTGCTCGCGGTCAGGCCGTCACGCCCGTGCTGCGCTGCGCGTTGCCTCCGCAATCGGTCGACGGCATCGAGGTGGGGGACGCGGTGCTCTTTCCCACGCCCGAGGGGCCGGTCGGCTACTCGTCCGTCGTCCGGCTGGACCCCGAGTCCGGCGAGGCCGACCTGATGTGGAGCGCGACGTGCGCCGATCTGGGGTGGCAGCCATCGGCGGTCGTCCTCAACGACTGGGTGTCGCCGAAGCCGAAGCCCGCTGCTCTGTCAGAGCTGGCCGCGTCGGTGCTGGCGGGCTCGACGTCGGGGCCGGAGTTCGCGCTTCTTCGGCGCGACCTGCCGCGCTTCGTGGCGGGTCGGGGACCAGTGGGCGGCGTCTTCGGTGACGACGTCCACGAGATGACGGCATGGGTGGCACACCTCGACTCTTCCTACGTCGCGATCCAGGGACCTCCCGGGACGGGCAAGACCTACCGCGGGGCTCATCTCGTCCGCACACTGGTCGCGGCTGGCAAGCGGGTCGGGATCACGGGCCCCAGTCACTCGGCGATCAACAACCTGCTCGAGGCGGTGCTCGACCTCTACGACGAGAACGGCGATCTCGAAGGCCTGTCCTGGATCAAGCGCGGCGGCGCGGGAGTCCGTGGGGTGCCCACGGCCGCGAACCCGAAGGCGGGCGCGAAGTCGTCGTACGCCGTCGTGGCTGGAACGCCCTGGCACTTCGCAGGTGCGGACATGGCTGCGGCGCCCGTGGACGTGCTGCTCGTCGACGAGGCTGGCCAGGTGGGGCTCGCGGACGCGTTGGCGGCCTGCCGGTCGGCCCGCAACGTCATCCTGCTCGGCGACCCGCAGCAGCTGCCTCAGGTCTCACTGGCCTCGCACCCGGGCGGTGGCGGGCTCAGCGTCCTCGAGCACGTCCTGGGCGGCGAGCGCACCGTCTCGGCGGACCGTGGTGTCTTCATCACGGAGACGCGACGGATGCACCCGGACGTGTGCGGCTTCATCTCCGACGAGATCTACGACGGGCGGCTCAGCAGTCACGAGTCCTGCGCTGGGCAGACAACGGTCTTCGGGACAGGGCTTCGCTGGCTGCGAGCCACGCACACGGGCAGGGTCACCGAGTCGGAGGAGGAGGCGGAGCTCGTCGTCGCCGAGATCGGTCGGCTGCTCGGGACGCCGTGGACCGATCAGCACGGAGTGGTGCGCCCTCTCGGTGCCGGTGACGTCCTGGTGGTGGCGCCGTACAACGACCAGGTGAACCTCCTGCGATCGCGCTTGGCGGCCGACCCGGCCATGGCCGAGGTGGCGGTCGGGACCGTGGACAAGTTCCAGGGACGGCAAGCCGCAGTGGTGCTGTTCTCGATGACGACGTCGACGGCGGCGGACATGCACCGCAGTGCGGACTTCCTCTTCTCGCGCAACCGCTTCAACGTGGCAGTCAGTCGAGCGCGGTGCCTTGCCTACCTGGTGTGCACAGAGGAACTGCTCAACAGTCGGGGGCGTGATCTCGAGGAGATGCGGCTTATCTCGACGCTGTGCGCCTTCGCGGAGCGAGCCACGTGACTGCTGCGCTCCCGTGCTGAAGACAGGCAGGTGCTGCCGGGAGCGCATGGCGGTGGTCGCATCGGGTGCCGTCACCTGATTGCCTACCGAGGGGCACTGGCCCAGACCTATCGAAAGGGATCGACGATGACGCCCGACGAGGAACACGCTTTCTACGCCGACCCTGCGAACCAGACACCGCAGGGACCAGCAACGCGACGGCTCAGCGATGCCGTTCCGGTCCGGCTGGATCCCGAGGTGCTGGCAGCCGTTCGCGAGCGGGCCCAGCGCGACGACCGGTCGATCTCCAGCTGGATCCGGCTCGCGGTCGAGCACGAGCTGTCCCGCCCTGCCTGACGCCGCCGTCACCCTGACGTGTCACTCACGTCGACCGGGAGCGCTCAGGGGCGCGGGTCCCAGAGCTCTGCCTCGTCGAGGCGCTTGCGGATGCCGCCGTCGCCGACGGAGGCGATGAGTTCGGGGTCGCCGACGACGACCAGCTGGGACCGGGCGCGTGACAGCCCGACGTACAGCATCTCCTTGGCCTTTGCCTCGTCGCTGAAGCCGTTGACGGCCAGCACCACGCAGCTACGCTCGAGTCCCTTGAACCCGCTGACCGTGCCGTAGCAAACGGACTCGCCGCTGAAGTAGTCCTCCCAGTAGGCGTCCCAGCCGCCCGGGCCCTTGATCGTCTCGTCGTGGACCGAGTGCCGGTGGTGTGTGGTGAGCAGGGCGAGCTGCCCGGGCTCCCAGGTCTCCTCGAGCAGGTCGACGGCGTCGTCGGCACGGGTGAGCGCGTCGGCGGTGTCGCAGGCGACGAGGCGCACCCGCGGGCCCTTGAGGCCCTTCGCGGTGGAGCGGACCGTCACGAGGCTGCTGAAGAAGCCGGCGATCCGCTGGGTGTTGCGCAGGTTGCGGCTGAGGATGATCGGGGGCAGGTCGATCGGGACCTCGCCCTGGCGCGGGAAGACCCGCTGGCCGCTGTCGAGGAAGACGTAGAGCCCTTCGTGGTCCGGGCCGCGCAGCGACGCGCGCACGGTCTCCCACCACTGCTCGCCGAAGTCCTGGCCCTCGTCGACGACGACGGCGTCGAATCGCTGCTCGATCGGAGCGGCGGCGGCGAGGTCGAGGACGGAGCGGGGGAGCTCCTGCTCCCAGTAGCGGTCGGCGCCGAACTCGTCCGGCGGAGGTCCGCCCCACGTGGTCCCGAGCCGGTGGAACAGACCGACGTAGGCAGGCGGCTTCGACCAGGTCGCCGCCTCCTTCTGCAGGAAGGCCGCGAGCCCGCGTGAATAGCAGACCAGCGCGACCCGCTTGCCCTGCGCGGCGAGACGGCGGGCCTGGGCCATCGCGAGCCAGGTCTTGCCGGTGCCGGCCCCGCCGATGACCATGAGCTGGGGGAACATCTGCCACTCGGCGACCCGCTCGGCGAGCTCGGCCGACAACGCATCCGACACCTGCTCGGCCACGGCGACATCGGACTGCTCAGGGTCGGTCATCAGTCTCGGCATCAGCACGTCGGTCAGCTGGTCATAGGCCTCGCGCGACAGCGGCGCATGGCCGTCGCCGTCGGTCGCTGCGGTGAGCACCCGCGCTGCCAGCTGTGCCATGTCGCCCCGGTCGACGACCTGAGTGCGCCGGAAGTCGTGCGCGTCGTAGTCCCCGACGTCGACATGGGGCAGCACGACCAGGTGCTGCGTCCGGGCGCGGGCGGCGAGGCAGCCATGCTCCTGGAGCCACTCGGTCAGCAGGTGGCGGACCTCGGAGGCCTGCTCCATCGGGTTGAGCTTGAGCTTGTGCTCCTCAGCCCCGCGCCTGCTCCAGAACGTGCCGCCCTCGTCGCGCTCGACGTGCCCGCCCTTGACCTCGATCACGACGAGGCCCTCGCCCGGCCAGGCGACGAGGAAGTCGATCTCGCGCTCGCTGCGGCCGTCGGGCAGGCGCAGCGAGTAGAAGACTGCGCAGTCGGCCGGCAGCTGCGTCGCGAGCGCGTCCCAGACGGCGCGCTCGCCCCATCGCAGGTCGCGCTCGGGGAAGTCAGGTGGGAAGAACCGCGCCATGACGCGGACTCTGCCAGCCGGTTGCGAGGTTGGCGGGCAGGCGCAGCCACTCGCGCAGGTGGAGCGGGTGACGTCTGGCAGGTCGTGACTCGCACGCACAGCGGGGACCGTCGGCGCGTACGAGCGAATGTTGTCGGATCTCCACGCCAAGATGTGCGCTGTCGACGGCAGGGGGTGCAGTGGAGAACGACCTCGATCGCACAGGGGTGACCATCACGGCGTGGAACGTGCGCGCCGGGCTCACGCCAGGGAAGTTCGAGAAGCTCGAGCGGCTGGGGGCAGACGTGATGGTCGTGTCCGAGTTGCAGTCGACGTATCAGGCACTCGAGGGCTGGAGCGTCGCGCTCCGTGCGAGCGAGGGCTCGCGAGTGCTCGGCGTGCTGGCTCGGCCAGGATGGGTCATCAGCCCCGTCGCCCACGACCCGGGTCTCCCCTGGATGCTCCCCTTGGATGTGTCCGGACCGTCGGGTCAGCGTCTTGTGCTGTTGGCGCTGTGGACGGTCGCGGGCAAGGGCCGGCCGTCCTACCCCAAGCAGACACAGCAGGCGATCGCCGCGTGGGAGTCCGCGTGCGAGGCCGCCGGTGTAGCTCCGTGGGAGCGCACCGTGCTCGCCGGCGACTTCAACGCCTCACTCCAGACCACGAACGCTGTCGGCCACCGCACGACGCTCCAACAGCTGCGTGAGCGTGGCCTCGTCAGTGCCTACCACCAGGCACACGGGTGCGAGCACGGCCAGGAACCCGAGGGCACCCTTCGCTGGGTCGGTCGCGGCAGGGTCGTCTCCGACTTCCACTGCGACTTCGTCTTCGCGAGCGAGGACCTGGCGTCTGGGCTGGGGGCGGTTGTGGGCAGCTTCGAGCAGTGGTGCGGGCCGGGGCTGAGCGATCACGTGCCCGTGACGGCGAACATCCTCTTCCCTCTGCCGGCGCAGCACGTCCGCACGTGACCACGACCGACGGCGTCGTTCTACGGGACACGTCCGATGAGACGGGGTCGCGGCATCTCGTGGCGCGGTTCGAGGCGGGCGCCATTCTCCTGGTGGGTCAGGACATCGGACCCAGCGTCGCCGCGGTCTTCGGCAGGGGGTTGAGCGAGTACGAGTGGGCGCAGAAGGTGCTCCCCGCCGACGTGCCCAGGGCGTTGGAGCTCGCGGGATCGTCAGGTCCTGTGCTCGAGGGACTTCGAGGACTCGTGGCGCGTGGTGAGGTTGACACCTGGATCGCAGCCCTGAGGGATGAAGGTCTGGTGCGACTCGAGTGGTCACATCACTCGGACTGATCTTCGTCAGTCGCACGAGCCCGACTGGACCAGGTCGTTGATGGCCGCAACGTCGATGGCGCGCAGGCCGACCCTCGGGTCCGGGCCGACGGCGAGCACGCGGTCGTGCGCGTCGGCCCACTGGCGGAAGCGGCCGGTCAGGCGGTGCAGCTCGTCGTCGACCCAGATCAGCCGGCGGTCGGTCTGGTCGAGCAGCCGACGGACGACGTCGTACTTCCACCACTCGCCCGACAGCGGGTCCGGCGCTGCGGGCGCGACGGAGGCGTGGCTGACGCCCATTCCCTGGGTGGCCCAGCCCTCGGCGCCCTCGTCCTCGTAGGTCCCGGCCACCGTCAAGTGCGGCAGTCCGAGCAGCGCACGGAGCTCGCCGTTGGCGTCGTGGCCCCACGTCGTCAGCCACTGGATCTCGACCTGACCCGCCTCGTGCCAGGCGAGCAGGCGGTCGACGACAGCGGGAGCCCAGAGGATGGGCCAGCTCGTACCGTCCGACGTCGCCGACCCGCGACGCCAGTCGGGCCAGGCGGCGCGGTGCTCGCCGTGGTCGCTCAGCGCGTTGAGGACGCCGTCGACGTCGAGCAGCAGCAGGGGTGGCGGGGTCACGCGCGCCCCACGGTGAAGCCGCCGCGACCGGCCCCGGCGCGGAAGAAGACGCGCAGCGGGTGCTCGTCGCCGAGCACGTCGGCGATCGCGTCCGCCGTCTCGGCATCGCGCAGTCGTGACGAGGACCGCAGTGCCTCGGCCAGCTCGCGGGGCAGCAGCCGACGCAGGCGCTGCACCTCCCACTCCTCGAGCAGCACCGGCGCCATCCCGGCGTCGTCGGCGAAGCGCAGGGCCAGCCGCCCACCGGTGGTCTGGCGACCGCGGTTGCGACTGCCGAGCGTCGCGCTGTACGACGAGATCTTCGCCGCGCGGCTGCTGTCGACGCGGGCCTCCTCGTCGAGGGCGTCGAAGAGGTCGGCCTCCCCGAGCAGCTCGGCGGCCATCGGCGCGGGCAGGGTCGACGCGTCGCGGCGCAGCCGCCCGCTGGTCTCCTGCAGGAGGCGCGACGCCTCGGCGAGGCGGCCCTGGCTGAGCAGCTTGCTGGACTCGCGCTTGGCCTGCTGCGTCTGCTGGAACAGCGCCTCGCTGCGCACCTGCGGGTCGGGGATGCGCCCGGCGGCCTGGTCGCCGGGGACGACGTTGACGTGGACCGGGACGGTCGTCACGTGCTGCACCAGGTCGGGCAGCGAGACGTGGGTGAACTCGAGGGTCGCGACCTGGGTGAGCCCGAGCGCGGCGATGGCCGGGATCTGCAGCTTCACGAGCAGCTTGCGGGTCTCGCCGGAGTAGAACGAACCGAGCTCGAGCATCGCGCCGTCGTCGAGGCCGACGACCGGCAGGTCGTTGAGGACCTGGATGCCCGCGACGTGCCGCGTCCACGTGACCCGCAGCGATGCGGCCTGGGCGACCTGGGTCAGCAGGCCGTCGACCTCGCCGCTGATGAGGGCGACCGCGGTGTCGGCCTCCTCGGCGAACAGCTCGTTGCCCGCCCCACCGCGGGCCAGCGCGGACAGGAGCGTCTCGTCGTACCCGAGTCCGAAGCCCAGGGTCGAGGTCGTGACGCGGTGGGACTGCGCCTCGACCGCGACCTTGCCGAGCTGGTCGGGGTCGGTGACGCCGGCGTTGGCGTGGCCGTCGCTGACGATGAGCACGGTGGCGCCGGCCGGGCCCGCGACGCGGCGGGCCTCCTGCAGACCGCGGAGGTAACCGGCCGACAGGTCGGTGTTGCCGCGCGCGTCGACCGCGGCGATGGCGGCCTTCACGCGCTCCTTGTCCTTGAGCGCGCCAGCAGGGACGACGACCTCGACGTGGCCGTCGAACGCGACCAGGCCGAAGTTGTCGCTCGGGTCGAGCCGGTCGACGAGGCTGAGCAGCGCGGTCTTGGCGCCCTTGAGCCGATCGCCGGCCATCGAGCCGCTTCGGTCGAGGACGACCTGCAGGGTGGCGGGCTGGCGCACCTCGGTCGTCGCGGGAGTGGGGGCGGTGAGCTCGACCAGCAGGGTCAGCTCGTCGGCGGTCTCGACGGCGACGAGGTCGCAGTCGAGGCGGGTGGACAGGTGCATGGGCACTCCAGGTGAATCGGATCGGGCAGGGCTCAGGGGCTCGACGGGCGTGGCGTTCGAGCGGGGTGGTGCTGTGGCGGGGCGGCACCAGCAGTGCCGAGCGGCGCTAGCAGGCCGTGCGGCGGCGGCGCTCGAGGACCCGCTGACGGCTGGCGCCGGACACGGCCGGCCGACCGGCGCGGTGCAGTCGGCGGTGGCACTTCTTGTGAATCCACTCGACCTGGCCGTCGTGGCCGTGGTGGCCACCGAGCTTGCCGCCGTCGTGGCACACGACGCAAGAGGCCGGCGCGGTGGTGGCCGCGCTCGCTGTGGCGGCGGTCCTGGTCAGCGTGTTGGTCATGTCGTCCCCCTGGGTGTCGTGGCTCGTCGTATGGCCCCAGTGTGCGGAGGGGGTGCGACAACACCTCGCCGGGCGTGACACCGGCCCAGGACGACCAGTGTTCTCGCCTGAGGTGAACTCGATCGAGTGCAGCTGCTCACGATCAGGTGCACCTGCACCCGATCGAGTGCAGGTCCCGAGCGCAGTCACGCCGCTGGAGCACGAGCACGTCCACGGCCCGCCGCCTGTGCCAACAGGCCAGCCGACTGCAGGCATGCCTGCTAGCGTGAAGGCATGGCGCAGATGACCTGGCGGACCAGTGAAGAACTGCTGGAGCGGGTCCGGTCGCAGGCGGAGCGACACGGCCGCAGCCTCAACGACTGGGTCTCGACGGTGATGGCCGCGGCCAGCGACCCGTCCCACGCCGGAGGCGACGCTGACCGGGTGCGCGAGCGACTGGCCCACGCCGGCCTGCTCGAGACGACAGCGGCCCTGCCGACGTCGGCCCGGCGGCCGGCCAGCCGGCGGCTCGCGGCAGCGCGCGCGGCGGCAGGGCGCGGAACGCCGTTGTCGGACCTGGTGACCGAAGCCCGTCGGTGACCGTCTTCGCGGACTCCTCAGCGCTCGTCAAGCTCTACGCCGACGAGACCGGCGCTGACCTCGTCCGCGCTCACCCGCTGTTCGTGGTCTCGGCCGTGGCTCGGGTGGAGGTGCCAGCGGCCATCTGGCGCAAGCACCGCGTCGGCGAGCTGTCCGCCGACGACGCAGGAGTCCTGGCGCGGGCCTTCGCCGCCGACTGGCACGACGAGCGAGGGCCCTTCGTGCCCGTCGCCCTCGGACCTGCCCTGCTGGGTGGGGCTGCGGAGCTGGTGGCCACGCACGGGCTTCGGGCGTACGACGGAGTGCAGTTGGCCTGCGCGACAGCTGCCCGCGCCGCGGACCCCGACGTGGACACGTTGCTCTGCTTCGACGCGGAGCTCAGCGAGGCGGCGGCTCGGGAGGGCTTCAGCCTCGCTGTCTGATGCGGTCGTCCTGCAATGCGGCAGAGCGGGCGTGGGTCGGGTCAGGTGGAGCAGGGGTCCAGCCCTGCCGAACGAGGCGTACGACGTCGAGGGGGTGCGCCTCGCGCCAGCTCTGCAGGGCGGCGTGCTCGTCCGCGGCGGTGTCGGGCTCGGTGCCCGTGCGGTCGTGGTGCCAGCGCAGGGCGTCTGCGGCGTACCAGGTGTTGGCGGACGGCCCGCGGTTGATGCCCATGTGGCAGTGGGTGAGCACGACCGCGTCGGGGTCCGCGGCGAGCGCGGACTCGATCCAGGAGACCGCCTCCTCGAACCACTCGGCGGGCACCTCCTGGCCGGCGTCGTCCATGCCGTGGTGGAGGTAGCCGATGTGTGGCGCGCAGAAGCGGAAGTCGACCTGGTCGCTGTGCTCGAGGCAGACGTCGACGTGGCGGCAGGGGTGGACAGGATGTCGGGGCTCTCCGAAGCGACTGGCCCTGCGAACGGCGCATCCGTGACAGGCTCCGCGGTCGGAGGTGGCGATGAGCCGGGTCGATGACGTCGAGCGCCTGCTGCAGGTGCTGCAGGTGCTGCGCAACGCGGAGGGGTGGCCGGTCCCTCGGCCGGCGCTCATCTCGAAGGTGAGCGCCTACGCGTCGTCCACCGCTGACAACCGCTCCCTCAAGAAGATGATCCAGCGCGACGTGAAGGACCTCGTCGGGCTCGGCTTCCGCGTCGAGGAGGTTGCGGACCCAGGTGAGGACAGCCGGCTCGTCCTGCACGCGGGGACGTGGCGGGTCCCGGTCGAGCTCGACGACGCGGAGCAGGCGCTGCTGGTCTGGGTGACCGCGGTCGCCGGCGCTGCCGTGGCCGAGGACTCCGCGGGGTCCGCTGACCTCTCGGACCTGCTCGGGCGGGTGCCGCGCGAGCTCGACCTCGTGCAGTCCGCGATCGCGCGACGGCTGCGGATTCGGGTCGAGCGCGACGGTGACGAGGTCGAGTTCGAGCCGGCAGAGCTGGCGTCGCGGCTGGGTCGGTGGTTCGTGCTCGGCCGCTACGCAGGGTCGACCAAGGTGCTCGCGCCGCGCCTCGACGGCCTGGTGGTGCTGGGACTCGGCGGGCCCGTGCCGGGGCCCTTCGAGGTCGGCGACGTCGACGAGCGGCTCGACCCGACAGCCTGGGACGAGCACCCTCCGGTCGACGTCGTGCTCAGCTGCCGGACCTCGGACCTGTCATCCGTGCGCTCGTGGTTCGAGCGGGCGAGCCTGGAGCACCGGGAGGACGGGACGTCGGTGCTGCGCTTCTGGGCGACCAACGAGGCCGCGGTCGTGACGCGGGTCATCGGTCTGGCAGGGGCGGTGCAGGTGCTCGCGCCCGACTCGGTCGCGGCGGAGATCCGGCAGCGCGCCGAGGCCGTGCTGGTGGGTGCGTGATGGAGAGGTCGCTGACGAGCCTGCCCTTCGTCCCGTCGGTCGAGCCGCCGCCGCTGCTGGCCAACAACGCCAAGGCGACCGAGCAGTTCGCCCGGCTCATGGACGCGCTGCTGATCCTCGACGCCGAGCGCTCGTGCCGGGTGAGCGAACTCGCGGCCAGGGTCGGTCTGGAGCCGGGTCGGATGCGGGAGCTGCTGTCGGCGTACATGGTCG
This genomic stretch from Mycobacteriales bacterium harbors:
- a CDS encoding YlcI/YnfO family protein — encoded protein: MTPDEEHAFYADPANQTPQGPATRRLSDAVPVRLDPEVLAAVRERAQRDDRSISSWIRLAVEHELSRPA
- a CDS encoding VWA domain-containing protein, with the protein product MHLSTRLDCDLVAVETADELTLLVELTAPTPATTEVRQPATLQVVLDRSGSMAGDRLKGAKTALLSLVDRLDPSDNFGLVAFDGHVEVVVPAGALKDKERVKAAIAAVDARGNTDLSAGYLRGLQEARRVAGPAGATVLIVSDGHANAGVTDPDQLGKVAVEAQSHRVTTSTLGFGLGYDETLLSALARGGAGNELFAEEADTAVALISGEVDGLLTQVAQAASLRVTWTRHVAGIQVLNDLPVVGLDDGAMLELGSFYSGETRKLLVKLQIPAIAALGLTQVATLEFTHVSLPDLVQHVTTVPVHVNVVPGDQAAGRIPDPQVRSEALFQQTQQAKRESSKLLSQGRLAEASRLLQETSGRLRRDASTLPAPMAAELLGEADLFDALDEEARVDSSRAAKISSYSATLGSRNRGRQTTGGRLALRFADDAGMAPVLLEEWEVQRLRRLLPRELAEALRSSSRLRDAETADAIADVLGDEHPLRVFFRAGAGRGGFTVGRA
- a CDS encoding NERD domain-containing protein, giving the protein MARFFPPDFPERDLRWGERAVWDALATQLPADCAVFYSLRLPDGRSEREIDFLVAWPGEGLVVIEVKGGHVERDEGGTFWSRRGAEEHKLKLNPMEQASEVRHLLTEWLQEHGCLAARARTQHLVVLPHVDVGDYDAHDFRRTQVVDRGDMAQLAARVLTAATDGDGHAPLSREAYDQLTDVLMPRLMTDPEQSDVAVAEQVSDALSAELAERVAEWQMFPQLMVIGGAGTGKTWLAMAQARRLAAQGKRVALVCYSRGLAAFLQKEAATWSKPPAYVGLFHRLGTTWGGPPPDEFGADRYWEQELPRSVLDLAAAAPIEQRFDAVVVDEGQDFGEQWWETVRASLRGPDHEGLYVFLDSGQRVFPRQGEVPIDLPPIILSRNLRNTQRIAGFFSSLVTVRSTAKGLKGPRVRLVACDTADALTRADDAVDLLEETWEPGQLALLTTHHRHSVHDETIKGPGGWDAYWEDYFSGESVCYGTVSGFKGLERSCVVLAVNGFSDEAKAKEMLYVGLSRARSQLVVVGDPELIASVGDGGIRKRLDEAELWDPRP
- a CDS encoding nuclease-related domain-containing protein; protein product: MSDNQEIVVRPWKRYGKDRSYVGTASGATLGYRDNVTGLVHVDDEAMRPAVLAALGEASIPQQPVTGPVAEYVVTVERWAEDLAVNAPGQGAKEKAQDLRAQAPVKSFLARMLGVHTDERAWRVGAAGERIVGSELAKLERRGWQVLHDVPVGERGANIDHVLVGPGGVWTVNTKYHWGGRVWASGNTVKVNNFYQPYVPKAVHEAQRASRLLTTAVGRPVVVRGIVAIVCDHREVVRQPNGGEVLVLGPREAREFLAGLPAVLAVHEVDGIAAHARRSTTWTP
- a CDS encoding HAD domain-containing protein, with translation MTPPPLLLLDVDGVLNALSDHGEHRAAWPDWRRGSATSDGTSWPILWAPAVVDRLLAWHEAGQVEIQWLTTWGHDANGELRALLGLPHLTVAGTYEDEGAEGWATQGMGVSHASVAPAAPDPLSGEWWKYDVVRRLLDQTDRRLIWVDDELHRLTGRFRQWADAHDRVLAVGPDPRVGLRAIDVAAINDLVQSGSCD
- a CDS encoding TM0106 family RecB-like putative nuclease — protein: MTDRIITPSKITAWLDCAHYLAMKHQVEDGLRERPHGGMGAFARLLADKGLQHERDCLDKLRLDKVVHEVPERLRGESFAAWTERIGDPLALDVDVLYQVPLLHDGIRGIADFLVRVVGLDGSTTWEPVDAKLARKEAKPGHVLQLCFYADAIEARTGRRPEQMHLWLGSGDYESLDLADFAPYWRRLRGQLRALVDAPQSDAVTRPEPCDHCAFCEFADVCDAQWRDEDALLYVAGLRAADRQVLEAGGVATLTALADRVDPVVDLSEERLARVRTQADLQRAARDGDGAAPPYVLIPAGEDAVWGRGLEQLPEPDDGDVFLDFEGHPFWTAKQGLFFLLGLIELDATGSWVYRCWWAHSPEAEAQAAGLLIDYLAERRHQHPGMHVYHYNHTERSSLERLATDYGVGEVVLEQLVTTGAFVDLLLVARNALQVGTESYGLKALETLTDYERGHDIDQGAGAVVEYENWMKDGDAAALSRIASYNEDDVRATRALRDWLVGVRAEGLAWRHAVLDPDDELPELDEQVAALHAFGPETPEHLLGDVLGYWRREWKAHLAPLLARCGASTTDLFEDPEALAGLHSGVVVERLGARGQAVTPVLRCALPPQSVDGIEVGDAVLFPTPEGPVGYSSVVRLDPESGEADLMWSATCADLGWQPSAVVLNDWVSPKPKPAALSELAASVLAGSTSGPEFALLRRDLPRFVAGRGPVGGVFGDDVHEMTAWVAHLDSSYVAIQGPPGTGKTYRGAHLVRTLVAAGKRVGITGPSHSAINNLLEAVLDLYDENGDLEGLSWIKRGGAGVRGVPTAANPKAGAKSSYAVVAGTPWHFAGADMAAAPVDVLLVDEAGQVGLADALAACRSARNVILLGDPQQLPQVSLASHPGGGGLSVLEHVLGGERTVSADRGVFITETRRMHPDVCGFISDEIYDGRLSSHESCAGQTTVFGTGLRWLRATHTGRVTESEEEAELVVAEIGRLLGTPWTDQHGVVRPLGAGDVLVVAPYNDQVNLLRSRLAADPAMAEVAVGTVDKFQGRQAAVVLFSMTTSTAADMHRSADFLFSRNRFNVAVSRARCLAYLVCTEELLNSRGRDLEEMRLISTLCAFAERAT